The following are encoded in a window of uncultured Pseudomonas sp. genomic DNA:
- a CDS encoding ABC transporter permease subunit, with protein sequence MSQLPVIFKRELASYFATPLAYVFILIFLVLSGVFTFYLGGFFESGQANLSPFFNFHPWLYLFLVPAIAMRLWAEERKSGTIELLMTLPITRFDAVTGKFLAAWVFAGLALLLTFPMVLTVNYLGEPDNGAIITGYIGSWLLAGAYLAIGSCMSALAKNQVIAFILSVSVCFLFIVSGFPMVLDGFSAWAPQWMIDAVASLSFLTRFDAISKGVIDLRDLLFFLTLIAAWLAATAVVIDLKKAD encoded by the coding sequence ATGAGTCAGTTACCGGTAATTTTCAAGCGCGAGCTGGCGAGCTACTTCGCCACGCCGCTGGCCTATGTGTTTATCCTGATTTTCCTGGTGTTGTCCGGGGTGTTCACCTTCTACCTAGGCGGTTTCTTCGAGAGTGGCCAGGCCAATCTCTCGCCGTTCTTTAATTTCCATCCGTGGCTCTATCTGTTTCTGGTACCGGCAATTGCCATGCGCTTGTGGGCCGAAGAGCGCAAAAGCGGCACCATCGAGTTGCTGATGACCCTGCCGATCACCCGCTTCGACGCGGTCACCGGCAAGTTCCTCGCGGCCTGGGTGTTTGCTGGCCTGGCGCTGCTGCTGACCTTCCCGATGGTGCTTACCGTCAACTACCTCGGTGAGCCGGACAACGGCGCGATCATCACTGGCTACATCGGCAGCTGGCTGCTGGCCGGGGCTTACCTGGCCATCGGTTCGTGCATGTCGGCGCTGGCGAAGAACCAGGTGATCGCCTTCATTCTGTCGGTCAGCGTGTGCTTCCTGTTTATCGTCAGCGGCTTCCCCATGGTCCTTGATGGCTTCAGCGCCTGGGCGCCGCAGTGGATGATCGATGCGGTGGCCTCACTGAGCTTCCTCACCCGTTTCGATGCGATCAGCAAGGGCGTGATTGACCTGCGCGACTTGCTGTTTTTCCTCACCCTGATCGCCGCCTGGCTGGCGGCGACTGCGGTGGTTATCGACCTGAAAAAAGCTGACTGA
- the hrpA gene encoding ATP-dependent RNA helicase HrpA, with amino-acid sequence MTDATPAVDQLLKNLDQTLLGDRHRLRRQLHELRKQSPVDEAKLAQWLQRFEASRAKVEARRLSVPAMRYDDALPIAAKRDEIKAAISKHQVVVIAGETGSGKTTQLPKICLELGRGVHGLIGHTQPRRLAARSVATRVAEEIGTPLGELVGYQVRFEDQSNERSLIKLMTDGILLAETQHDRYLEKYDTIIVDEAHERSLNIDFLLGFLKTLLVRRPDLKLIITSATIDLQRFSEHFGGAPIVEVSGRTFPVDTWYRPLAAEQDEDGNRVEEDLSVDQAILATLDEISAFEKAEGKRPGDILVFLPGEREIRDAAEVLRKANLRLTEVLPLYARLTPAEQQKIFAPMGARKIVLATNVAETSLTVPGIRYVIDSGTARISRYSYRAKVQRLPIEAISQASANQRKGRCGRVEPGICIRLFSEEDFNGRPAFTDPEILRTNLAAVILQMLHLRLGEIDAFPFIEPPDGKAISDGFNLLQELSAVSREGQLTPLGRQLARLPVDPRLGRMVLEGAKQGSLEEILIIASALSVQDVRERPSDRQQAADQAHAQWKDVDSDFAALINLWRGFEEQRQALGSSALRSWCRKNFLNYLRLREWRDAHRQLVLITRDLQLSAKPKGAGSVGSVERSDTHAGADDGHRSAQRHATGERQLSALQKEKELAEKDQAAQRSKSYAAVHKAILAGLLSQVGQKTEDGDYLGARQRRFWVHPSSVIGRKKPTWLMAAELVETTKLFARMVAKIEPDWIEPLAGHLIKKNHLEPHWEKKRGQVVAYEQISLYGMIVVGRRAVHFGPIDPVVSRELFIREGLVGGEIHSRAKCLTANRQLLEKLDELEAKARRRDILADEETLFAYYEARLPAQIYQSATFDSWYKSESAKNPQLLIMREEDVLARDAKEVTAAQYPDTLRLGELTLPLSYHFEPNHPRDGVTLRVPAPLLPQLPTERLEWLVPGLLEAKCMALVRGLPKALRKNFVPVPDFVGAALSKVQFADGSLPLSLGRELTRMTGARVSDEAWAESEAQLESHLRMNIEVVDNQGKLLGEGRDLAELTARFSAATQAGLALPTTAKSQQPVEAKAFSEVAAKTQQQVAGLSMTVYPALVEEAGVVKEGRFPTLAEAEFQHRRALQRLLLQQLAEPAKFLRNKLPGLTELALLYRDMGRIDALVEDILLASLDSCILEGSEPLPRDGAGLAALAERKRGDWTAHAERLAKLTLEVLKLWHGLQKRFKGKIDLAQAMALNDIKLQLSNLVYPGFVRETPAQWLKEVPRYLKAVEQRLDKIASQVQRDRVWSGELAGYWEQYQARLAKHSQEGKRDAQLVLYRWLLEEYRVSLFAQQLGTKLPVSDKRLSKQWSSVEA; translated from the coding sequence ATGACCGATGCCACGCCTGCTGTTGATCAACTGCTGAAAAACCTCGACCAGACCCTGCTCGGCGATCGTCATCGCCTGCGCCGGCAGTTGCACGAGCTGCGCAAGCAAAGCCCGGTGGACGAGGCCAAGCTGGCGCAGTGGCTGCAGCGCTTTGAAGCGTCCCGCGCCAAGGTCGAGGCACGACGCCTGAGTGTGCCGGCGATGCGTTACGACGACGCACTGCCGATTGCCGCCAAGCGTGACGAGATCAAGGCCGCGATCAGCAAGCACCAGGTGGTGGTGATCGCCGGTGAGACCGGCTCGGGGAAAACCACGCAGTTGCCGAAGATCTGCCTGGAGCTGGGCCGTGGCGTGCACGGTTTGATCGGCCACACCCAGCCGCGGCGGTTGGCGGCGCGCAGCGTAGCCACGCGGGTGGCGGAGGAAATTGGCACGCCGCTGGGCGAGTTGGTCGGCTATCAGGTGCGCTTCGAGGACCAGAGTAACGAGCGCAGCCTGATCAAGCTGATGACCGACGGCATCCTGCTGGCCGAGACCCAGCACGACCGCTACCTGGAAAAGTACGACACGATCATCGTCGACGAAGCCCACGAACGTAGCCTGAACATCGACTTCCTGCTGGGCTTTCTGAAAACCCTGCTGGTGCGCCGCCCCGATCTCAAGCTGATCATCACCTCGGCGACCATCGACCTGCAGCGTTTCTCCGAGCATTTCGGCGGTGCGCCGATTGTCGAGGTGTCCGGGCGTACCTTCCCCGTCGACACCTGGTATCGCCCACTGGCCGCCGAACAGGACGAAGACGGTAACCGGGTTGAGGAAGACCTCTCGGTTGATCAGGCGATTCTCGCCACCTTGGATGAGATCAGCGCCTTTGAAAAAGCCGAAGGCAAGCGCCCTGGCGACATCTTGGTGTTCCTGCCCGGCGAACGTGAAATCCGTGACGCCGCCGAGGTGTTGCGCAAGGCCAATCTACGTCTGACCGAAGTGCTGCCGTTGTATGCGCGCCTGACCCCGGCCGAGCAGCAGAAGATTTTCGCGCCCATGGGCGCACGCAAGATCGTCCTGGCCACCAACGTCGCCGAGACCTCGCTGACCGTGCCGGGTATCCGCTATGTGATCGACAGTGGCACCGCGCGCATCAGCCGCTACAGCTACCGTGCCAAGGTGCAACGCTTGCCGATCGAGGCCATCAGCCAGGCCAGCGCCAACCAGCGCAAGGGCCGTTGCGGGCGGGTTGAGCCGGGTATCTGCATTCGCCTGTTCAGTGAAGAGGACTTTAACGGCCGCCCAGCCTTTACCGATCCGGAAATCCTGCGCACCAACCTCGCGGCGGTGATTTTGCAGATGCTCCATCTGCGCCTCGGTGAGATTGATGCCTTCCCGTTTATCGAGCCGCCGGATGGCAAGGCCATCAGCGACGGTTTCAACTTGTTGCAGGAACTCTCGGCGGTTAGCCGTGAGGGCCAACTGACCCCGCTGGGTCGCCAGCTGGCGCGCTTGCCGGTGGACCCGCGATTGGGTCGCATGGTGCTGGAGGGTGCCAAGCAGGGCAGCCTGGAAGAGATTCTGATCATTGCCAGTGCGCTGTCGGTGCAGGATGTCCGCGAGCGGCCGTCCGATCGCCAGCAGGCGGCCGACCAGGCCCACGCGCAGTGGAAGGATGTCGACTCGGACTTCGCCGCGCTGATTAATCTGTGGCGCGGTTTTGAGGAGCAACGCCAGGCCTTGGGCTCAAGTGCGCTGCGCAGTTGGTGCCGGAAGAACTTCCTGAATTATTTGCGCCTGCGTGAGTGGCGTGATGCTCACCGCCAGCTGGTGCTGATTACCCGTGACCTGCAGCTGTCGGCCAAACCCAAGGGCGCTGGTTCCGTAGGATCGGTGGAGCGCAGCGATACCCATGCCGGGGCAGATGATGGGCATCGCTCCGCTCAGCGCCATGCTACGGGTGAGCGCCAGTTATCGGCGCTGCAGAAAGAAAAAGAGCTGGCCGAGAAAGACCAGGCCGCCCAGCGCAGCAAAAGCTACGCCGCGGTGCATAAGGCGATTCTCGCCGGCCTGCTCAGCCAGGTCGGCCAGAAAACCGAAGACGGTGACTACCTCGGTGCCCGCCAGCGGCGCTTCTGGGTGCATCCGTCCTCGGTAATCGGGCGTAAGAAGCCCACCTGGCTGATGGCTGCCGAACTGGTGGAAACTACCAAGCTGTTTGCGCGCATGGTGGCCAAGATCGAGCCGGACTGGATCGAGCCGCTGGCCGGCCACCTGATCAAGAAGAACCACCTGGAACCGCATTGGGAGAAGAAGCGCGGCCAGGTGGTGGCCTATGAGCAGATCAGCCTGTACGGCATGATTGTGGTCGGTCGCCGCGCCGTGCATTTCGGCCCGATTGACCCTGTGGTCTCGCGTGAGCTGTTTATCCGCGAAGGCCTGGTGGGCGGTGAAATTCATAGCCGCGCCAAGTGCCTGACCGCTAACCGCCAGTTGCTGGAAAAGCTCGACGAACTGGAAGCCAAGGCGCGTCGGCGCGATATTCTCGCTGATGAAGAAACCCTGTTCGCTTACTACGAGGCGCGCCTGCCGGCGCAGATTTACCAGAGCGCGACCTTCGACAGCTGGTACAAAAGCGAAAGCGCGAAGAACCCGCAGCTGTTGATCATGCGAGAAGAGGACGTGCTGGCCCGTGACGCCAAGGAAGTCACCGCCGCGCAGTACCCGGACACCCTGCGTCTGGGCGAATTGACCCTGCCGCTGAGTTATCACTTCGAACCCAACCACCCGCGCGACGGCGTCACCCTGCGCGTACCCGCGCCGCTGCTGCCGCAACTGCCGACGGAGCGCCTGGAGTGGCTGGTGCCGGGGTTGTTGGAGGCCAAGTGCATGGCCCTGGTGCGCGGCTTGCCCAAGGCGTTGCGCAAGAATTTTGTGCCGGTACCGGACTTTGTCGGCGCAGCACTGAGCAAGGTGCAGTTTGCCGACGGCAGCTTGCCGCTGTCCCTGGGCCGTGAACTGACGCGCATGACCGGTGCGCGGGTCAGTGATGAGGCATGGGCCGAGTCCGAGGCGCAGCTGGAAAGCCACCTGCGCATGAATATCGAAGTGGTCGACAACCAGGGCAAGTTGCTCGGTGAAGGCCGCGATCTGGCCGAGCTGACCGCACGTTTCAGCGCGGCGACGCAGGCCGGCCTGGCCTTGCCGACAACCGCCAAGAGCCAGCAACCGGTGGAGGCCAAGGCCTTTAGCGAAGTGGCAGCCAAGACCCAGCAGCAGGTCGCCGGCCTGTCCATGACCGTTTATCCGGCGCTGGTGGAGGAGGCGGGCGTGGTCAAGGAAGGGCGCTTCCCGACCTTGGCCGAAGCCGAATTTCAGCATCGCCGCGCGTTGCAGCGCCTGCTCTTGCAGCAACTGGCCGAACCCGCCAAGTTTCTGCGCAACAAATTACCGGGGCTGACTGAACTGGCCTTGCTCTACCGCGACATGGGCCGTATCGATGCGCTAGTCGAAGACATTCTGCTGGCCAGCCTCGACAGTTGCATTCTTGAAGGCAGTGAGCCCTTGCCGCGTGACGGGGCCGGCCTGGCTGCGCTGGCCGAGCGCAAGCGCGGTGACTGGACGGCCCACGCCGAACGCTTGGCCAAGCTGACGCTGGAAGTGCTCAAGCTGTGGCACGGTCTGCAAAAACGCTTCAAAGGCAAAATCGACCTGGCCCAGGCCATGGCGCTCAACGACATCAAGCTGCAACTGAGCAACTTGGTGTATCCCGGTTTTGTCCGCGAAACCCCGGCGCAGTGGCTCAAGGAAGTGCCGCGTTACCTCAAGGCCGTCGAGCAGCGCCTGGACAAGATCGCCTCCCAGGTACAGCGCGACCGCGTCTGGAGCGGCGAGCTGGCTGGTTACTGGGAGCAGTACCAGGCGCGCCTGGCCAAGCACAGCCAGGAAGGCAAGCGCGATGCGCAGCTGGTGCTGTATCGCTGGCTGCTGGAGGAATACCGCGTGTCGTTATTCGCCCAGCAGCTGGGCACCAAGCTGCCGGTGTCGGATAAACGCCTGAGCAAGCAGTGGAGCAGTGTCGAGGCTTAA
- a CDS encoding Gldg family protein, which yields MKKLMVSSAGLVLIALAFLAFNLFSSLSLSGARLDLTEQKLYTLSSGTEQILADLDEPVELNFFYSDTATKDLPALRTYAKRVEEMLKAYQREAGGKLKLSIIDPEPFSEEEDKAAEFGLQGIPLQQGGDSIYFGLAGKNAEGQVQVIPFFALDQEEFLEYELSRLVQSLAKPERPVVGVLAGLQVNGGFDMAARQPTPAWMLIEEIRQLFQIESLKRDVDLIPEKVSVLLLIHPKQLPEQTLYAIDQFVLRGGKLLTFVDPYSEADTQAEMPGEMVIDKASDLPALFKAWGLRMVPDQVLGDGSYAMSVSMGQGQRPVRHAAWLNLPKHALDKDDISTASLETITVATAGILEPLEGAKTQFTPLISSSQYAMPFDAKRFGMLANPEELIRELQPTGERYTLAARISGPAQSAFPDGIEGQKDGLKQADTINVIVVADTDMLTDRMWVQVQDFFGQRIPQPWADNAGFAINALDNLAGSEALISVRSRGRFTRPFEVVDAIQREAEVKFREKEQTLQAQLADTEQQLAALQQSDDPSKALELTPQQQAAVQQFVQQKLAIRKELRNVRYQLNADIEALGGTLKFLNIALVPLLLTLGVLALWLWRRRKHG from the coding sequence ATGAAAAAGCTGATGGTTTCCAGCGCCGGGCTTGTACTCATTGCCCTGGCGTTTCTTGCGTTCAACCTGTTCTCCAGCCTGAGCCTCAGCGGCGCACGGCTGGATCTGACCGAGCAGAAGCTCTACACCCTGTCGTCTGGTACCGAGCAGATTTTGGCTGACTTGGACGAGCCGGTGGAGCTGAACTTCTTCTACTCCGACACCGCGACTAAGGACCTACCGGCCCTGCGCACCTACGCCAAGCGCGTCGAAGAAATGCTCAAGGCTTACCAGCGCGAGGCGGGCGGCAAGCTCAAGCTGAGTATCATCGACCCCGAGCCGTTCTCCGAGGAGGAAGACAAAGCCGCCGAGTTTGGCCTGCAAGGCATTCCGCTGCAGCAGGGCGGCGATTCGATCTACTTCGGTCTGGCCGGCAAAAATGCCGAAGGCCAGGTGCAAGTGATCCCGTTCTTTGCTCTGGATCAGGAAGAGTTCCTGGAGTACGAACTCAGCCGCCTGGTGCAAAGTTTGGCCAAGCCGGAGCGGCCGGTGGTGGGTGTGTTGGCTGGACTGCAGGTCAATGGTGGCTTCGACATGGCCGCGCGGCAGCCGACCCCGGCCTGGATGCTGATCGAGGAAATTCGCCAGCTGTTCCAGATCGAAAGCCTTAAGCGTGACGTCGACCTGATCCCGGAAAAGGTCTCTGTGCTGCTGCTGATCCACCCCAAGCAGTTGCCTGAGCAGACCCTGTATGCCATCGACCAGTTTGTGTTGCGCGGCGGCAAGCTGCTGACCTTTGTCGACCCCTATAGCGAAGCCGATACCCAGGCGGAGATGCCCGGTGAAATGGTCATAGACAAAGCGTCTGATCTGCCGGCGTTGTTCAAGGCCTGGGGCCTGCGCATGGTGCCGGATCAGGTGCTCGGCGATGGCTCATACGCCATGTCCGTAAGCATGGGCCAGGGTCAGCGCCCGGTGCGTCATGCGGCCTGGCTGAACCTGCCGAAGCATGCGCTGGATAAAGACGACATCAGCACGGCTTCGCTGGAAACCATCACCGTCGCCACGGCGGGCATCCTAGAGCCGCTGGAGGGCGCGAAAACCCAGTTCACCCCGCTGATTAGCAGCTCGCAGTACGCCATGCCGTTTGATGCCAAACGCTTCGGCATGCTGGCCAACCCCGAAGAGCTGATTCGCGAGCTGCAACCCACTGGTGAGCGCTACACCTTGGCGGCGCGCATCAGTGGGCCGGCGCAGTCGGCTTTCCCTGATGGCATCGAGGGGCAGAAGGATGGCCTCAAGCAGGCGGACACTATCAACGTGATAGTGGTGGCCGATACCGACATGCTCACCGACCGCATGTGGGTGCAGGTGCAGGACTTCTTCGGTCAGCGCATCCCGCAGCCATGGGCCGACAACGCCGGTTTTGCGATCAACGCGCTGGATAACCTGGCCGGTTCCGAAGCGCTGATCAGCGTGCGCTCACGCGGGCGTTTTACCCGCCCGTTTGAGGTGGTGGACGCGATCCAGCGCGAGGCCGAGGTGAAGTTCCGTGAGAAGGAACAAACCCTGCAGGCGCAGCTGGCCGACACCGAGCAACAGCTCGCGGCCCTGCAGCAGAGCGACGACCCGAGCAAGGCGCTGGAACTGACGCCGCAGCAGCAGGCGGCGGTGCAGCAGTTTGTGCAGCAGAAACTGGCGATTCGCAAAGAGCTGCGCAACGTGCGCTACCAGCTCAATGCTGATATCGAAGCCTTGGGCGGCACGCTTAAGTTCCTCAATATCGCCTTGGTGCCGTTGCTGCTGACGCTGGGCGTGCTGGCGCTGTGGCTGTGGCGCCGGCGCAAGCACGGCTGA